From Pseudomonadota bacterium, a single genomic window includes:
- a CDS encoding RNB domain-containing ribonuclease, with amino-acid sequence MRQHRCYYPRLMAVIVEYLSEEELTTGQVAEENAKRLQVRDLHGRVQRVAPEKVLFRHSAPSIAALLAQIEPLQSAVDVGLLWAALEDDDDAPREAPALARLFFDRDDALHSSAVYRALLADRVFFRRRGRLLTRRSSTEIEQLHQMRAAEQRSATELATTQAALTACPLDAALAQRLERWLRGYPDRALEPGLASLGGDPAEQVFELLLRDGYLPPTAVLEVLRADLCEAHPPAALAQAEALELRPPSAPLSADFAIDDPDTREVDDALSIGADGTLWRIDIDIADATAYVRPGDPIDDEAARRATTVYLPTGRFYMLPERISCDQASLRAGAARPVLRTSIWLDDEATVVRSSWQRAWVVLQRRLSYEQADALLAATEAATDALTSKLQRLDALTRARRERRRTQGALLLQRHEWKLSVDRETAAVEVRTIDAASSSRRIVAELMILTNELAAQLSRERELPTIYRAQAAPTAPLPTLDPTDPLALVALRGLLTPAYLSLRPEAHWALGLGAYTQVTSPLRRYGDLVLQQQIVAHLAGEPPPYDEASLQPLLTTIERVEHAMRRLESSVTQRWALEFVARQDRALPQRAWVLAEVGGGYKVRLADSGADGLLGARAGSYRLGEELLLRVERIAPRRGTLRLVPAA; translated from the coding sequence TTGAGGCAGCACAGGTGCTACTATCCGCGGCTGATGGCCGTCATCGTCGAGTACCTCAGCGAAGAAGAGCTCACCACCGGGCAGGTCGCCGAGGAGAACGCCAAGCGCCTCCAGGTGCGCGACCTCCATGGTCGCGTGCAGCGCGTGGCCCCGGAGAAGGTGCTCTTCCGCCACAGCGCGCCGTCGATCGCTGCGCTGCTTGCGCAAATAGAGCCGCTGCAGTCCGCGGTCGACGTCGGCCTGCTGTGGGCCGCCCTCGAGGACGACGACGACGCGCCGCGCGAGGCGCCGGCGCTCGCGCGGCTCTTCTTCGATCGCGATGATGCCCTGCACAGCTCGGCCGTCTATCGCGCCCTCCTCGCCGATCGAGTCTTCTTCCGCCGTCGCGGGCGCCTGCTGACGCGGCGCTCCTCGACCGAGATCGAGCAACTGCACCAGATGCGCGCCGCAGAGCAACGCAGCGCCACAGAGCTCGCGACCACGCAGGCCGCCTTGACCGCTTGCCCCCTCGACGCAGCGCTGGCACAGCGCCTCGAGCGCTGGTTGCGCGGCTACCCTGACCGCGCCTTGGAGCCGGGCCTTGCCTCCCTCGGCGGCGACCCGGCTGAGCAGGTGTTCGAGCTGCTGCTGCGCGACGGCTACTTGCCGCCGACGGCGGTGCTCGAGGTCCTTCGCGCCGATCTCTGCGAGGCACACCCGCCGGCCGCGCTGGCGCAGGCCGAGGCGCTGGAGCTCAGGCCGCCGAGCGCGCCGCTCAGCGCGGACTTCGCGATCGACGATCCCGACACGCGCGAGGTCGACGACGCGCTATCGATCGGCGCCGATGGCACGCTCTGGCGCATCGATATCGACATCGCCGACGCCACCGCATATGTGCGCCCCGGCGATCCGATCGACGACGAGGCAGCACGACGCGCAACGACGGTGTATTTGCCGACGGGTCGCTTCTACATGCTCCCCGAGCGCATTAGCTGCGATCAGGCCAGCTTGCGCGCGGGCGCGGCTCGACCCGTCCTGCGGACCTCGATCTGGCTCGATGACGAGGCCACGGTCGTGCGGAGCTCGTGGCAGCGGGCGTGGGTCGTCCTCCAGCGGCGCCTGAGCTACGAGCAGGCGGACGCGCTGCTGGCGGCCACGGAGGCGGCGACGGACGCGCTGACGAGTAAACTGCAGCGTCTCGACGCGCTGACGCGCGCCCGCCGCGAACGGCGGCGGACACAGGGGGCGCTGCTGCTCCAGCGCCACGAATGGAAGCTCAGCGTCGATCGCGAAACCGCGGCCGTCGAGGTGCGGACAATCGATGCCGCCTCCTCGTCCCGCCGCATCGTCGCCGAGCTGATGATCCTCACCAATGAGCTGGCGGCCCAGCTCAGCCGTGAGCGCGAGCTGCCGACGATCTACCGCGCGCAGGCAGCCCCGACCGCCCCGCTGCCGACGCTCGACCCAACCGACCCGCTGGCGCTGGTGGCTCTACGCGGTCTCCTCACGCCCGCCTATCTCTCGCTGCGCCCCGAGGCCCATTGGGCCCTTGGCCTCGGCGCCTATACCCAGGTCACCTCGCCGCTGCGCCGCTACGGCGACCTCGTGCTGCAGCAGCAAATCGTCGCGCACCTGGCCGGGGAGCCCCCACCCTACGACGAGGCCTCGCTCCAGCCCCTGCTGACGACGATCGAACGCGTCGAGCACGCGATGCGACGCCTCGAGAGCAGCGTGACGCAGCGCTGGGCGCTCGAGTTCGTCGCGCGCCAAGATCGCGCTCTACCCCAGCGGGCCTGGGTCCTCGCCGAGGTCGGCGGCGGTTACAAAGTGCGGCTGGCGGACAGCGGTGCGGACGGCCTGTTGGGGGCTCGGGCTGGCAGCTACCGGCTTGGAGAGGAGCTGCTGCTGCGGGTCGAGCGCATCGCGCCCCGGCGCGGCACGCTGAGACTGGTGCCCGCCGCCTGA
- a CDS encoding RluA family pseudouridine synthase has protein sequence MRRWVVGPECDGQRLDCFLRQQLPTLGRHALRRLLREDPRALRVDGRRPAPGLRLRAGQAVELRELAALAAPVPQPELTLSVVATTARWIVIDKPPGMPSHPLRPGETGTVANALVARFPECALVGAQGREAGLVHRLDGGTSGVLVAARDAATYEALRARFTRRAVTKRYLALVGGALGQATNVTLAIEALPGDRRRVRATAIAAGPGRPARTAVQPLARLGQWTLVRATTCSGARHQIRAHLAAIGHPLAGDELYGGGRLLGLGGPLLHAESVAWDDYLYRALLPPAWRELLLELPGARDAALPP, from the coding sequence CAGCGACTGGACTGCTTTCTACGCCAGCAGCTGCCCACGCTCGGTCGCCACGCGCTGCGGCGCTTGCTGCGTGAAGATCCCAGGGCGCTGCGCGTCGATGGGCGGCGGCCGGCGCCGGGGTTGCGGCTGCGCGCGGGTCAGGCGGTCGAGCTGCGGGAGCTTGCTGCCCTCGCCGCGCCCGTGCCGCAGCCCGAGCTTACGCTGAGCGTCGTCGCGACGACCGCCCGCTGGATCGTGATCGACAAGCCGCCAGGAATGCCGAGCCATCCGCTGCGACCGGGCGAGACCGGGACCGTGGCCAACGCGCTGGTGGCGCGCTTCCCCGAATGCGCGCTGGTCGGCGCGCAGGGGCGCGAGGCAGGGCTGGTCCACCGACTCGATGGCGGAACGAGCGGTGTCCTGGTGGCGGCCCGCGACGCGGCGACCTACGAGGCCTTGCGTGCGCGCTTCACGCGGCGCGCCGTGACCAAGCGCTACCTGGCGCTCGTCGGCGGTGCGCTTGGCCAGGCGACGAACGTGACGCTGGCGATCGAGGCGCTCCCGGGCGATCGGCGTCGTGTGCGCGCGACGGCGATCGCCGCGGGGCCGGGTCGGCCTGCGCGCACCGCCGTGCAACCGCTCGCGCGCCTCGGCCAGTGGACGTTGGTGCGGGCGACGACCTGCAGCGGCGCGCGCCATCAGATCCGCGCCCACCTCGCCGCGATCGGACACCCGCTGGCGGGGGACGAGCTCTACGGCGGCGGGAGGCTGCTCGGCCTGGGGGGGCCGCTGCTCCATGCCGAGTCCGTCGCCTGGGACGACTACCTCTACAGGGCGCTGCTTCCGCCTGCCTGGCGCGAGCTGCTGCTCGAGCTCCCAGGTGCGCGCGACGCCGCGCTGCCGCCCTGA